From a region of the Canis lupus dingo isolate Sandy chromosome 5, ASM325472v2, whole genome shotgun sequence genome:
- the FXYD2 gene encoding sodium/potassium-transporting ATPase subunit gamma isoform X3, producing the protein MDRWYLGGSPKEDVDPFYYDYETVRNGGLIFAALAFVVGLIIILSKRLRCGGKKKHRQVNEDDL; encoded by the exons GTGGCAGCCCGAAGGAGGACGTGGACCCATTCTACTATG ACTACGAGACTGTCCGCAACGGGGGCCTCATCTTTGCTGCCCTGGCCTTCGTCGTGGGGCTCATTATCATCCTCA GTAAAAGACTCCGCTGTGGAGGCAAAAAGAAGCACCG GCAAGTCAATGAGGATGATCTGTAA
- the FXYD2 gene encoding sodium/potassium-transporting ATPase subunit gamma isoform X5 produces the protein MPPPHPRPPHGQPLSPERRQERAAGTSPVCWGMAGVSMDNGGSPKEDVDPFYYDYETVRNGGLIFAALAFVVGLIIILSKRLRCGGKKKHRQVNEDDL, from the exons ATGCCCCCACCTCATCCCCGGCCACCCCACGGCCAGCCACTCTCCCCGGAGCGCAGGCAGGAGAGGGCAGCAGGCACCAGCCCAGTCTGCTGGGGGATGGCAGGGGTGTCGATGGACAACG GTGGCAGCCCGAAGGAGGACGTGGACCCATTCTACTATG ACTACGAGACTGTCCGCAACGGGGGCCTCATCTTTGCTGCCCTGGCCTTCGTCGTGGGGCTCATTATCATCCTCA GTAAAAGACTCCGCTGTGGAGGCAAAAAGAAGCACCG GCAAGTCAATGAGGATGATCTGTAA